The genomic interval TGGAAAAGAAAATCACTAATCTCGTTAGTCTTCTGTCGATTAGCGAATGCTTGAGTAACCCTTGCCAGAATGGTGGCATATGTGTGGATCTTTATAACGGATTTCAATGTAATTGTCCAAATAATTGGCAGGTAAGTGCTAAGATAATCATATTAATCAGTGGCTAAACGCATTAcc from Acyrthosiphon pisum isolate AL4f unplaced genomic scaffold, pea_aphid_22Mar2018_4r6ur Scaffold_9038;HRSCAF=9631, whole genome shotgun sequence carries:
- the LOC100575676 gene encoding delta-like protein 4 gives rise to the protein MNTSSKLSTKGKGGSTSIADRLEVRLTNLEKKITNLVSLLSISECLSNPCQNGGICVDLYNGFQCNCPNNWQVSAKIIILISG